The [Pantoea] beijingensis genomic sequence CACCTTGTGTTGATGGCGGCCCCGATAGCGTGGCGCAACAATTTTACGATTTGCGCACTAAGCAGCCGACTCAAGGCCTGCCGAATGCGGAGTTACTGGCAAAGTATCGCCCTTATCTCAGTGATGCGCTCTATCAAAAATTACTTAAAGCGACCTCGGCAAATGATAAGGTCGCTTCGTTACATCAGAACGATCTTTTCTCCAGCCTGCCTCAGGGACCGACGTCAGCAAAAGTGGCTGATGCCTCGACGATCCCCAATACCGATGCGCGTAATATCCCATTACGCGTTAGCCTGAGCCGCTCGGGTGACAAAACTGTAAAATGGCACGACGAAGTGCTAATGGTGCGTGAAGGCCACTGCTGGGCGATAGACGATGTGCGCTACGTTGCCAGCTGGCAACGTCCTGATGGGGGTTCGCTAAGCCAGGTACTGGAGAAATAGTTCCCTCGCGGGGCCGCCGTT encodes the following:
- a CDS encoding lipoprotein, which translates into the protein MKNKAFAALLPAALLLSACTTVEPVYKDIGSRVSPCVDGGPDSVAQQFYDLRTKQPTQGLPNAELLAKYRPYLSDALYQKLLKATSANDKVASLHQNDLFSSLPQGPTSAKVADASTIPNTDARNIPLRVSLSRSGDKTVKWHDEVLMVREGHCWAIDDVRYVASWQRPDGGSLSQVLEK